A portion of the Streptomyces erythrochromogenes genome contains these proteins:
- a CDS encoding sensor histidine kinase: MGRGKLRIYLGAAPGVGKTYAMLSEGHRRTERGADCVVGFVEHHGRPRTEVMLHGLEQVERRTLTYRGATFTEMDVDALLARRPAVALVDELAHTNVPGSRHAKRWQDVEELLRAGIDVVSTVNIQHLESLGDVVEAITGVRQRETVPDEVVRRADQIELVDMSPQALRRRMAHGNIYKPEKVDAALSNYFRPGNLTALRELALLWVADRADEYLQQYRGEHGIRSTWQARERIVVGLTGGPEGRTLVRRASRMAAKGSGSEILAVYIARSDGLTAASPKELAVQRTLVEDLGGTFHHVIGDNIPDALLAFARGVNATQIVLGSSRRRSWQYVLGPGVGASVARDSGPDLDVHIVTHEEAAKGRGLPVARSAAQLGRNRIVAGWVVGTVFPVLLCLLLTHVDADLGLANDMLLFLALTVAAALLGGLWPALASAALGSLLMNYFFAPPLHRFTVSDPRNIVAITVFFGVAVSVASVVDLAARRTHQAARLRAESEILSFLAGSVLRGETTLDALLERVRETFAMESVALLERADDLEPWKPAGSAGPGPVARPEDADVDMPIGDHMALALSGRVLPAEDRRVLGAFAAQAAVVLDRQRLVGEAEEARRQAEGNRIRTALLAAVSHDLRTPLASIKASVTSLRSDDVEWSEEDRAVLLEGIEDGADRLDHLVGNLLDMSRLQTGTVTPLIREIDLDEVVPMALGGVPEDSVLLDVPESLPMVAVDPGLLERAVANVVENAVKYSPAGTPVLVAASSLDDRVEVRVVDRGPGVPDEAKDRIFAPFQRYGDAPRGAGVGLGLAVARGFTESMNGTLAAEDTPGGGLTMVLTLRAVPRGPAPAQGTVDAGYGAGYDGGHGGGHGGGQAGGDGPGHGGGDDPGATGAPGADRAGTDHPLDTGHDRDRTTRQKAGPQ; the protein is encoded by the coding sequence ATGGGACGCGGCAAGCTCAGGATCTATCTCGGCGCGGCACCCGGCGTGGGCAAGACCTACGCGATGCTCTCCGAAGGGCACCGCAGGACGGAGCGGGGCGCGGACTGCGTCGTCGGCTTCGTCGAGCACCACGGGCGGCCGCGTACGGAGGTCATGCTCCACGGCCTCGAACAGGTGGAACGCCGGACCCTGACCTACCGCGGCGCCACCTTCACCGAGATGGACGTGGACGCGCTCCTCGCGCGCCGGCCGGCCGTAGCGCTCGTGGACGAGCTCGCGCACACCAACGTCCCCGGCTCGCGCCACGCCAAGCGCTGGCAGGACGTGGAGGAGCTGCTGCGGGCCGGCATCGACGTCGTGTCGACCGTCAACATCCAGCACCTGGAGTCGCTCGGGGACGTGGTCGAGGCGATCACCGGGGTACGGCAGCGGGAGACCGTGCCCGACGAGGTCGTCCGCCGGGCCGACCAGATCGAGCTGGTCGACATGTCCCCGCAGGCGCTGCGCCGGCGGATGGCGCACGGGAACATATACAAGCCCGAGAAGGTCGACGCGGCCCTCTCCAACTACTTCCGGCCGGGCAACCTGACCGCCCTGCGCGAGCTCGCACTGCTGTGGGTCGCCGACCGGGCCGACGAGTACCTCCAGCAGTACCGGGGCGAGCACGGCATCCGCTCGACCTGGCAGGCGCGGGAGCGCATCGTCGTCGGGCTCACCGGCGGGCCCGAGGGGCGCACCCTCGTCCGGCGTGCCTCGCGGATGGCGGCCAAGGGCTCGGGCAGCGAGATCCTCGCCGTCTACATCGCCCGCAGCGACGGCCTGACCGCCGCCTCGCCGAAGGAGCTCGCGGTCCAGCGGACGCTGGTCGAAGACCTCGGAGGAACGTTTCACCACGTCATCGGCGACAACATCCCCGACGCCCTGCTCGCCTTCGCGCGCGGGGTCAACGCCACCCAGATCGTGCTCGGCTCCAGCCGCCGCCGCTCCTGGCAGTACGTCCTCGGCCCCGGCGTCGGCGCGAGTGTGGCCCGCGACTCGGGACCCGACCTCGACGTCCACATCGTCACGCACGAGGAGGCCGCCAAGGGGCGCGGCCTGCCCGTCGCCCGCTCGGCGGCCCAGCTCGGCCGCAACCGGATCGTGGCCGGCTGGGTGGTGGGAACGGTCTTCCCCGTGCTGCTGTGCCTGCTGCTCACGCACGTCGACGCCGACCTCGGGCTCGCCAACGACATGCTGCTGTTCCTGGCGCTGACGGTGGCCGCCGCACTGCTGGGCGGGCTCTGGCCGGCCCTCGCCTCCGCCGCCCTCGGCTCGCTGCTGATGAACTACTTCTTCGCGCCGCCGCTGCACCGGTTCACCGTGTCCGATCCCAGGAACATCGTCGCCATCACCGTCTTCTTCGGCGTGGCCGTCTCGGTGGCCTCGGTGGTGGACCTTGCCGCCCGCCGCACCCACCAGGCCGCCCGGCTGCGCGCCGAGTCCGAGATCCTCTCCTTCCTCGCCGGAAGCGTGTTGCGGGGCGAGACCACGCTGGACGCGCTGCTGGAGCGCGTGCGCGAGACCTTCGCCATGGAGTCGGTGGCCCTGCTGGAGCGGGCCGACGACCTGGAGCCCTGGAAACCGGCCGGCAGCGCCGGCCCCGGCCCGGTCGCCCGCCCCGAGGACGCCGATGTGGACATGCCCATCGGCGACCACATGGCGCTCGCCCTGTCCGGGCGGGTCCTGCCCGCCGAGGACCGCCGGGTGCTCGGCGCCTTCGCCGCCCAGGCCGCCGTGGTCCTGGACCGCCAGCGGCTGGTCGGAGAGGCCGAGGAGGCCCGCCGGCAGGCCGAGGGCAACCGGATCCGGACCGCCCTGCTGGCCGCCGTCAGCCATGACCTGCGTACGCCGCTGGCCTCTATCAAGGCCTCCGTGACCTCGCTGCGCTCCGACGACGTGGAATGGTCCGAGGAGGACCGCGCCGTGCTCCTGGAGGGCATCGAGGACGGCGCCGACCGCCTCGACCACCTCGTGGGCAACCTGCTGGACATGTCGCGGCTGCAGACCGGGACCGTCACCCCGCTGATCCGGGAGATCGACCTCGACGAGGTGGTCCCGATGGCGCTGGGCGGCGTACCGGAGGACAGCGTGCTGCTGGACGTGCCCGAGTCGCTGCCGATGGTGGCGGTCGACCCCGGGCTGCTGGAGCGGGCCGTGGCCAACGTCGTCGAGAACGCCGTCAAGTACAGCCCGGCCGGCACACCGGTGCTGGTGGCGGCCAGCAGCCTCGACGACCGGGTCGAGGTGCGGGTCGTCGACCGCGGGCCCGGGGTCCCCGACGAGGCCAAGGACCGGATCTTCGCCCCCTTCCAGCGGTACGGGGACGCCCCGCGCGGCGCCGGAGTGGGCCTCGGACTGGCGGTCGCCCGCGGCTTCACCGAGTCCATGAACGGCACCCTCGCCGCCGAGGACACCCCCGGCGGCGGGCTGACCATGGTGCTGACCCTGCGCGCGGTGCCCCGCGGCCCGGCACCGGCCCAGGGCACGGTGGACGCCGGATACGGCGCCGGATACGACGGGGGACACGGCGGGGGACACGGCGGGGGACAGGCCGGCGGGGACGGTCCCGGACACGGCGGGGGCGACGACCCCGGAGCCACGGGAGCCCCCGGCGCGGACCGCGCCGGTACGGACCACCCACTCGACACCGGTCACGACCGTGACCGGACGACGCGACAGAAGGCAGGACCTCAATGA
- a CDS encoding DUF4193 domain-containing protein, with product MATDYDTPRKTDDDVDNDSIEELKARRNEKSSSSVDMDEFDSAESLELPGADLSNEELAVRVLPKQADEFTCMSCFLVHHRSQLAREKNGQPICRDCD from the coding sequence ATGGCAACGGACTACGACACCCCGCGCAAGACCGACGACGACGTCGACAACGACAGCATTGAAGAGCTGAAGGCTCGACGCAATGAGAAGTCGTCCTCGTCCGTCGACATGGACGAATTCGACTCGGCCGAGAGCCTGGAGCTTCCCGGCGCGGACCTCTCCAACGAGGAGCTGGCCGTTCGAGTCCTGCCCAAGCAGGCCGATGAGTTCACCTGCATGAGCTGCTTCCTGGTGCACCACCGCAGCCAGCTGGCACGTGAGAAGAACGGTCAGCCGATCTGTCGCGACTGCGACTGA
- a CDS encoding DUF3710 domain-containing protein: MFGRRKKNDSAKDGGAAEQVVDGVAAAEQDDAGESDGAAAPRRINLPPAPRPDGPWDVSEVLGNPADGRVDLGGIFVPGVDGMELRVEVAGDAIVAATVVLGDSAVQLQAFAAPKKEGIWGEVRDEIAAGITQQGGIIDEVQGALGWELRAQVPVPLPDGQTGAQLVRFVGVDGPRWFLRGVISGQGAVRPESAGVLEQIFRDTVVVRGDGPMAPRDPIVLKLPNDAQMVPDGVQTTEEQEGSRFGGGMGQLERGPEITEVR, translated from the coding sequence GTGTTCGGACGTCGCAAGAAGAACGACTCCGCCAAGGACGGCGGCGCGGCCGAGCAGGTCGTAGACGGCGTCGCCGCCGCTGAGCAGGACGATGCGGGCGAGTCGGACGGCGCTGCCGCGCCGCGCCGGATCAACCTGCCCCCGGCCCCGCGGCCGGACGGCCCCTGGGACGTCTCCGAGGTGCTCGGGAACCCGGCCGACGGCCGGGTCGACCTGGGCGGCATCTTCGTACCCGGTGTCGACGGCATGGAACTGCGCGTCGAGGTCGCCGGGGACGCCATCGTGGCCGCCACCGTGGTGCTGGGCGACAGCGCCGTGCAGCTGCAGGCCTTCGCCGCGCCCAAGAAGGAAGGCATCTGGGGCGAGGTCCGCGACGAGATCGCCGCGGGCATCACCCAGCAGGGCGGCATCATCGACGAGGTCCAGGGCGCCCTGGGCTGGGAGCTGCGCGCGCAGGTTCCCGTCCCGCTGCCCGACGGACAGACCGGCGCCCAACTGGTCCGCTTCGTCGGCGTGGACGGCCCGCGCTGGTTCCTGCGGGGCGTCATCTCCGGCCAGGGCGCGGTGCGCCCCGAGTCGGCGGGCGTGCTGGAGCAGATCTTCCGGGACACCGTCGTCGTCCGCGGCGACGGCCCGATGGCCCCGCGCGACCCGATCGTCCTGAAGCTGCCGAACGACGCCCAGATGGTGCCGGACGGCGTGCAGACGACGGAGGAGCAGGAAGGCTCCCGTTTCGGCGGCGGCATGGGCCAGCTCGAGCGCGGCCCGGAGATCACCGAGGTCCGCTGA
- the dut gene encoding dUTP diphosphatase yields MSLNNNGSRQDVDVLIRRVDPEVPIPAYGHPGDAGCDLVTTEAAVLEPGERAVLPTGVSIALPDGYAAFVHPRSGLAARCGLALVNAPGTVDAGYRGEIKVIVVNLDPRESVRFERFDRIAQLVVQRVEKVRFHEVAELPGSARAEGGFGSTGGHAAVAGSGAGQQGGNGYASVVTDREGQ; encoded by the coding sequence ATGTCCCTGAACAACAACGGATCCCGCCAGGACGTGGACGTGCTGATTCGCCGCGTCGACCCGGAGGTTCCGATTCCGGCGTACGGGCACCCCGGTGACGCCGGCTGCGACCTGGTCACCACAGAGGCCGCCGTACTGGAGCCCGGTGAGCGCGCGGTGCTGCCCACCGGGGTCTCGATCGCCCTGCCCGACGGGTACGCGGCCTTCGTGCACCCGCGTTCGGGTCTGGCCGCACGCTGCGGGCTCGCGCTCGTGAATGCCCCGGGGACGGTGGATGCCGGGTACCGTGGAGAGATCAAGGTGATCGTGGTCAATCTCGACCCTCGCGAGAGCGTCAGGTTCGAGCGTTTCGACCGCATTGCCCAGCTGGTTGTCCAGCGGGTCGAGAAGGTGCGCTTCCACGAGGTGGCGGAACTTCCCGGCTCGGCCCGGGCCGAGGGGGGCTTCGGCTCCACCGGCGGTCATGCGGCCGTGGCCGGATCCGGGGCTGGTCAGCAGGGTGGGAATGGCTACGCTTCGGTCGTAACCGACCGGGAAGGACAGTGA
- a CDS encoding DUF3093 domain-containing protein produces MQLSTAHHDERLTAPRSWWGIAVMTGLAGALMLLPLGTLPLLAGLVGGTALAGLVVSSYGSARVRVVNGALAVGDARIPVSALGEAEILDAEEARAWRTYKADTRAFMLMRSYVPTAVRIEVTDPADPTPYVYVSTREPQALVSALRAARAA; encoded by the coding sequence ATGCAGCTCTCCACCGCGCACCACGACGAACGCCTGACCGCCCCCCGCTCCTGGTGGGGCATCGCCGTCATGACCGGCCTCGCGGGTGCGCTGATGCTGCTGCCCCTGGGCACGCTGCCGCTGCTGGCCGGCCTCGTCGGCGGCACCGCACTGGCCGGGCTGGTGGTGAGCTCGTACGGCTCCGCGCGCGTGCGCGTGGTGAACGGTGCGCTGGCCGTCGGCGACGCGCGGATCCCGGTGTCGGCGCTGGGCGAGGCCGAGATCCTGGACGCCGAGGAGGCGCGCGCCTGGCGCACGTACAAGGCGGACACCCGGGCCTTCATGCTGATGCGCAGCTATGTGCCGACGGCGGTCCGGATCGAGGTCACCGACCCCGCCGACCCGACCCCGTACGTCTACGTCTCCACCCGCGAACCGCAGGCCCTGGTCTCGGCGCTGCGCGCGGCGCGGGCGGCCTGA
- a CDS encoding PaaI family thioesterase, which yields MSGRNTALTPPADAAAPVRHPDAPAPGELLGAHYEHCFGCGGGQPHGLHLAARAGDGVRVTAEFTVKPAHQGAPGLAHGGVLATALDETLGSLNWLLRVIAVTGRLETDFVRPVPVDTVLYLEAEVTAVAGRKIYCTAVGRIGGPEGPVAVRADALFIEVKVDHFIDNGRPEEIQAAMADPDQVRRARAFEVNP from the coding sequence GTGAGTGGACGAAACACAGCGTTGACGCCCCCGGCCGATGCCGCCGCACCGGTCCGGCATCCCGACGCGCCGGCACCCGGTGAGCTCCTCGGTGCCCACTACGAGCACTGTTTCGGCTGCGGCGGGGGCCAGCCGCACGGACTCCACCTGGCGGCGCGGGCCGGCGACGGCGTCCGCGTCACCGCCGAGTTCACCGTCAAGCCCGCCCACCAGGGCGCGCCCGGGCTCGCCCACGGCGGGGTGCTCGCCACCGCACTCGACGAGACGCTGGGCTCGCTGAACTGGCTGCTGCGCGTCATCGCCGTGACCGGACGGCTGGAGACGGACTTCGTGCGGCCGGTGCCCGTGGACACCGTGCTGTACCTGGAGGCCGAGGTGACCGCCGTCGCCGGCCGGAAGATCTACTGCACGGCCGTGGGCCGGATAGGCGGGCCGGAGGGCCCGGTCGCGGTCCGCGCCGACGCGCTCTTCATCGAAGTGAAGGTCGACCACTTCATCGACAACGGACGGCCCGAGGAGATCCAGGCGGCCATGGCCGACCCGGACCAGGTCAGGCGCGCACGCGCCTTTGAGGTGAACCCCTGA